The Euphorbia lathyris chromosome 3, ddEupLath1.1, whole genome shotgun sequence genome contains a region encoding:
- the LOC136223915 gene encoding U11/U12 small nuclear ribonucleoprotein 35 kDa protein produces MSGSNMNSVFYARKYHPIQAGSIDGTDVLPHDSGVYRAYLCSTAGLYDPFGDPKVIGEPYCTVFVGRLSHSTTEHTLRKAMSKYGKVKNLRLVRDIVTGASRGYGFVEYETEREMRRAYRDGHHSFIDDSEIIVDYNRQQLMPGWIPRRLGGGLGGRKESGQLRFGGRERPFRAPLQSVPVDELKRLGISPPPEGRYMTRFQVPSPPRRRRSSIEREESSPIRRSIDRDENNNRSSSAEREEHYYKRRSRGTEEYSEEEKGRYHKRRSVDRSGLSRRNSMERKDYRHSRSSTEREKYNRKRSPVDREEAPYRRSSDVEKYRHRSSRDREEDSEKRHK; encoded by the exons ATGAGCGGGAGCAACATGAACTCGGTGTTCTACGCACGCAAATACCATCCCATTCAAGCCGGAAGCATCGACGGCACCGATGTTCTCCCTCACGACAGCGGCGTTTACCGTGCTTATCTTTGCTCCACAGCCGGCCTCT ATGATCCCTTCGGCGATCCCAAAGTCATTGGCGAACCTTATTGCACAGTTTTCGTCGGTCGCCTCTCTCATTCTACCACCGAGCATACTCTTCGTAAG GCTATGAGCAAGTATGGTAAAGTGAAGAACTTGCGGTTGGTTAGGGATATAG TAACTGGTGCCTCGCGTGGCTATGGTTTTGTTGAATATGAAACTGAAAGAGAGATGCGTCGTGCTTACAGG GATGGTCATCATTCCTTCATTGATGACTCCGAAATAATAGTTGATTATAACAGGCAGCAATTGATGCCTGGCTGGATTCCAAGAAGGTTAG GAGGCGGCCTTGGTGGAAGGAAGGAGTCTGGACAGCTTCGATTTGGCGGGCGAGAACGGCCATTTCGTGCTCCCCT GCAATCAGTTCCAGTTGATGAATTGAAGAGGCTCGGCATTTCTCCACCACCAGAAGGAAGATACATGACACGATTTCAG GTTCCGTCTCCTCCTAGAAGACGTCGAAGCTCtatagaaagggaagaaagctCTCCCATAAGGCGGTCCATTGACAGAGATGAAAACAACAATAGAAGTAGCTCAGCAGAAAGGGAAGAACACTACTACAAAAGGAGATCCAGGGGCACAGAAGAATActctgaagaagaaaaaggacgGTACCATAAAAGAAGATCTGTCGATAGGTCTGGGCTCTCCCGTAGGAACTCCATGGAAAGGAAAGATTACCGTCACTCAAGAAGTAGTACGGAAAGGGAAAAATACAATAGGAAAAGGAGTCCTGTAGACAGGGAAGAAGCTCCTTACAGAAGGTCTTCGGATGTGGAAAAATACCGACATAGAAGTTCCAGAGATAGAGAAGAAGACTCGGAGAAGCGCCACAAGTAG
- the LOC136224609 gene encoding uncharacterized protein — MTAASKFNHQPSSSSRPPKAPNFNSITTTLTNSQNPNPNSTSTTSPLSLSQQDQFLSHASHLTRHELFKRRSSNLKQLSKCYRDHYWALMEELKIQYREYYWKYGVSPFKEDHQQLHQKSEQGERESGERDGGNVHMEVIGENNNGNGNNVVSNFKGDLDLKNNHRCLFVGCKLKAMALTSFCHLHILSDAKQKLYKPCGYVIKSAQAGPITCGRPILRSSAPSLCNMHFQKAQKHVTRALKKAGLNVSSSSKLAPKFHVIVTEYVRQIQAKRKAVKRGIGIKGIKKEKSAS; from the exons ATGACAGCGGCTTCCAAGTTCAACCACCAACCTTCCTCCTCTTCTCGGCCACCAAAAGCCCCTAATTTCAATTCGATCACCACCACATTGACTAATTCCCAAAATCCCAACCCTAATTCTACTTCCACTACTTCACCACTCTCCCTCTCCCAACAGGACCAGTTCCTCTCACACGCCTCCCACCTCACGCGCCACGAGCTCTTCAAGCGCCGCTCCTCCAACCTGAAACAACTCTCCAAATGTTACAGAGACCACTACTGGGCTCTTATGGAGGAGCTGAAGATCCAGTACAGAGAATATTATTGGAAATACGGTGTCAGTCCGTTCAAAGAAGATCATCAACAGCTTCATCAGAAATCGGAACaaggagagagagaaagtggaGAGAGAGATGGCGGAAATGTTCATATGGAGGTTATTGGGGAAAATAATAATGGTAACGGTAATAATGTGGTGTCGAATTTTAAAGGCGATTTGGACCTGAAGAACAATCATCGGTGTTTGTTTGTTGGATGTAAGCTAAAGGCTATGGCTTTAACTAGCTTTTGTCATTTGCATATCCTCTCTGATGCCAAGCAGAAGCTATACAAGCCTTGCGGCTATGTAATCAAGAg TGCTCAGGCAGGACCTATAACATGTGGAAGGCCTATACTGAGATCAAGTGCTCCTTCTCTCTGCAATATGCACTTCCAGAAGGCTCAGAAGCATGTTACTCGGGCTTTGAAGAAAGCTGGTCTTAATGTTTCTTCATCAAGTAAACTTGCTCCTAAGTTCCATGTTATAGTGACAGAATATGTTCGCCAAATTCAAGCCAAAAGAAAAGCTGTGAAAAGAGGAATTGGAATCAAAGGTATAAAGAAGGAAAAAAGTGCAAGCTAA